The following coding sequences are from one Paenibacillus sp. JDR-2 window:
- a CDS encoding helix-turn-helix domain-containing protein yields the protein MKAYGYFTSKKYFKRVLFSIMLTMALILTGLSAANTYLLERSVKHVQEDANLKVLTQTQYNLSYMNEIIVHLSTFAFRDNALIPLMFSNNLPKMDYIRGYQQMYNMLESSSFLHSMAVYNASTRELYGSSSDFLVDGGTTKSSILDWLLRSSEGSLPASRLIPFSFQHSNKIDAFAFIVTDTYGPFTPSQSAIILFIKPDWVFDSLSKLNGISSGNSGEILIRTSGGQLFDSGHSGQTLPLDQASIGKLIQAPNGESGAANDSGFVIGNSGGQKVMITYLHGIGDWTILYIQPYKEIMKAVSDMRARNFALTGAFILLSIGISIWLSYKLYGPIEAMLRRILPHMRNTAPDSGKRNELDAMGDLYEQLSGQLQEISSEQIVRKYYIRKFLTDNRSLSELDMRQLIRKHELQLAPSGPYMNCTLRFDRYDEYDRRTSSAMKKLHSFAVTNITKEVLSRAFRCEMIDMQEDHFTILLSGKEETLDPAAVKPAIADIQQILERYYNLSLTCGIGEAVTQLTQLSASYYQSYQLSQYSILMGYKAIIEEQDIRTNLENKQKSLPDDVEKKLSEAIKKGKLTEAGSELERAFALLAALQLEDMRRAIADMAWIIKNAAAEITSNRITQLSVDIERIPLLPQDYYTLDELHLAFLSLCTAICEEAKPSSMERNEMIIETVKELIWQKYSDYNLSQQSIASTVKLSSAYVGKLFKDSCGMTITEYLNDVRLRRAQELLLKEDSTITEIMEKVGYGNQSYFFRLFKSKFGTTPKEFRIKKSIS from the coding sequence ATGAAAGCGTACGGCTACTTTACCTCGAAAAAATATTTCAAACGCGTGTTGTTTTCCATCATGCTGACAATGGCGTTAATCCTTACCGGCTTGTCCGCAGCCAATACGTATCTGCTCGAGCGGTCCGTCAAGCATGTGCAGGAAGACGCGAACCTTAAGGTGCTGACCCAGACTCAATACAACCTCTCTTATATGAACGAAATAATCGTACACCTGTCTACCTTCGCCTTTCGCGATAACGCCTTGATTCCTCTGATGTTCAGCAACAACCTGCCCAAAATGGACTATATCCGCGGCTATCAGCAAATGTACAATATGCTGGAAAGCTCCTCGTTCCTGCATTCGATGGCGGTCTATAACGCTTCAACCCGGGAGCTGTACGGCTCCTCCAGCGACTTTCTGGTAGATGGCGGCACAACAAAAAGCAGTATCCTTGATTGGCTGCTGCGCTCCTCGGAAGGCTCCCTGCCAGCCTCCAGACTCATCCCGTTCAGCTTCCAGCATTCGAACAAGATTGATGCCTTTGCGTTTATCGTCACGGATACGTATGGTCCGTTTACCCCGAGCCAATCGGCTATTATTTTGTTCATTAAACCCGATTGGGTATTTGACAGCTTAAGCAAGCTGAACGGCATAAGCAGCGGGAACAGCGGTGAGATTCTGATCCGAACCTCCGGCGGCCAGCTGTTCGACAGCGGCCATTCCGGGCAGACCCTTCCTCTTGATCAAGCAAGTATAGGCAAGCTGATACAAGCTCCTAACGGGGAGAGCGGAGCTGCTAACGACTCCGGCTTTGTTATCGGAAATTCCGGCGGGCAAAAGGTGATGATCACCTACCTGCACGGCATCGGCGACTGGACGATTCTGTACATTCAGCCTTACAAGGAGATCATGAAAGCCGTCTCGGATATGCGTGCCCGTAATTTTGCGCTGACCGGCGCTTTTATCCTGCTCTCCATCGGAATCTCCATCTGGCTGAGCTACAAGCTGTACGGTCCAATCGAAGCCATGCTGAGACGGATTCTCCCGCATATGAGGAATACCGCACCGGATTCGGGCAAGCGCAATGAATTGGATGCCATGGGCGATCTCTACGAGCAGCTCTCCGGACAGCTGCAGGAGATAAGCTCGGAGCAGATTGTGCGCAAATACTATATCCGCAAGTTTTTGACCGACAACCGCAGCCTTTCCGAGCTGGATATGAGGCAGCTGATCAGGAAGCACGAGTTGCAGCTAGCGCCAAGCGGCCCGTATATGAATTGCACGCTCCGTTTCGACCGGTACGACGAGTATGACCGAAGGACATCATCCGCCATGAAAAAGCTGCATAGCTTTGCGGTTACGAATATTACGAAGGAAGTACTGTCGCGGGCTTTCCGCTGCGAGATGATCGATATGCAGGAGGATCATTTCACCATCCTGTTGTCGGGCAAGGAGGAGACCCTTGATCCGGCAGCCGTTAAACCCGCTATCGCCGATATCCAGCAGATACTGGAGCGTTATTACAATCTTTCTTTGACCTGCGGAATCGGCGAGGCCGTTACCCAGCTGACCCAGCTGTCCGCAAGCTATTACCAGTCCTATCAGCTTAGCCAGTACAGTATTCTGATGGGCTACAAAGCGATTATAGAAGAGCAGGATATACGTACAAATCTCGAGAACAAACAAAAGTCTCTGCCGGACGACGTGGAGAAAAAGCTGTCCGAGGCCATCAAGAAAGGCAAGCTGACCGAAGCCGGCAGCGAGCTGGAACGGGCTTTCGCCTTGCTGGCCGCGCTGCAGCTGGAGGATATGAGAAGAGCGATCGCCGATATGGCCTGGATTATCAAAAACGCGGCAGCCGAAATTACGAGCAACCGCATTACCCAGCTGTCCGTCGATATCGAACGCATCCCGCTTCTGCCGCAGGATTACTATACGCTGGATGAGCTTCATCTCGCCTTCCTGTCCCTCTGCACCGCGATATGCGAGGAGGCGAAGCCTTCCAGCATGGAACGCAACGAGATGATTATCGAGACCGTGAAGGAACTCATCTGGCAAAAATACAGCGACTACAACTTAAGCCAGCAGTCCATCGCTTCCACCGTCAAGTTAAGCTCCGCTTACGTCGGCAAGCTGTTTAAGGACAGCTGCGGAATGACCATTACGGAATATCTCAACGATGTCCGTCTGCGCCGGGCACAGGAGCTGCTGCTCAAAGAAGACAGCACCATCACCGAGATTATGGAGAAGGTCGGTTACGGCAACCAGAGCTATTTTTTCCGCTTATTCAAAAGCAAGTTCGGCACAACGCCGAAGGAATTCCGCATTAAAAAATCGATCTCTTGA
- a CDS encoding right-handed parallel beta-helix repeat-containing protein, with protein sequence MDNAEPDENRNGIIYMRDVRGIEISDCVIQNSGTCGIYMDRSAEGVSLLRNRIERVGHTGIYASGYAPGEGAFQDNLAPNQNKGHCITDNIITDGGELVGHGSGIVLYQSGANEIAHNRIANMPRYGISMKGLRYQRMPEKLWGVDVTWDNHASFLFTRNNVIRHNDLSNVMTDSQDGGIIESWGIGRGNVIHGNRLHHSGIHFSFGFGIYLDDASSDAEVTHNLLDHLYQTGEGKLWMAIFSKGIGNRIINNLITNNESECAFGTQEMVGESNRDIVIRSNIVSNSGYMYAHVNWSNERLASSDCNLYWRGGESPLVTSEELPFPAVGVSKVWGKLYIWESWRSLADGKLDAQTILAPAQFVDEAAGDYRLLPTSPAYRLGWQDIDFSRFGPRLKPKEGQ encoded by the coding sequence ATGGACAATGCGGAGCCCGATGAGAACCGGAACGGCATTATATACATGCGGGATGTCCGCGGAATCGAGATTTCGGACTGCGTCATTCAAAATTCGGGTACATGCGGCATCTATATGGACCGCAGCGCTGAAGGCGTGAGTCTGCTGCGCAACCGAATCGAGCGGGTAGGCCATACCGGCATCTATGCTTCCGGTTATGCGCCGGGAGAAGGAGCTTTTCAAGATAATCTTGCCCCTAACCAGAACAAAGGACATTGCATAACAGACAATATCATTACGGATGGCGGCGAGCTTGTCGGGCACGGGAGCGGCATTGTGCTGTATCAGAGCGGAGCTAATGAAATTGCCCATAACCGGATAGCCAACATGCCCCGGTATGGCATATCAATGAAGGGACTACGCTACCAGCGGATGCCGGAGAAGCTTTGGGGAGTGGACGTAACCTGGGATAATCATGCTTCGTTTCTGTTCACCCGCAATAATGTGATTCGCCATAACGACCTGTCCAATGTCATGACCGACAGCCAGGACGGAGGCATCATTGAATCTTGGGGAATCGGCCGGGGCAATGTGATTCATGGCAACCGCCTTCATCACAGCGGGATCCATTTTTCTTTCGGATTCGGAATCTATCTGGACGATGCTTCAAGCGATGCGGAGGTAACCCATAATCTCCTTGATCATTTGTACCAGACGGGGGAAGGCAAGCTGTGGATGGCTATTTTCTCGAAAGGAATCGGCAACCGGATTATTAACAACTTAATCACAAATAACGAATCGGAATGCGCCTTTGGCACGCAGGAAATGGTAGGCGAGAGCAATAGGGATATTGTTATCCGATCCAATATCGTATCCAACTCCGGCTATATGTATGCCCACGTGAATTGGAGTAATGAGCGGCTGGCCTCGTCGGACTGCAATTTATACTGGCGAGGCGGCGAGTCTCCGCTTGTGACAAGCGAGGAGCTGCCGTTTCCGGCGGTTGGCGTGAGCAAGGTCTGGGGCAAGCTGTATATTTGGGAATCCTGGCGTTCGCTTGCGGATGGGAAGCTTGACGCGCAGACGATCCTGGCACCTGCGCAATTTGTAGACGAAGCAGCGGGAGATTACCGCTTGCTGCCGACATCTCCGGCCTATCGGCTTGGCTGGCAGGATATCGATTTCTCGAGGTTTGGTCCAAGACTGAAACCAAAGGAAGGGCAGTGA
- a CDS encoding NAD(P)H-dependent oxidoreductase, translating to MKIYIVYDSEAGHTEQLARSIARGAERVEGAEIFINHVKQASVKDLEQMDAIIWGCPGHFGTISSGMKEWIDKLGYLWANGTLVDKIGAVFCTTATIHGGVEATLLNLITPMLHQGMIIVGLPANIPANALYGSYYGVGVTSPVEDTHDPLSQSLFAKGLTLGEALGTRVANAAGTYAAGKKTPGTTV from the coding sequence ATGAAAATTTACATTGTATATGATAGCGAAGCAGGTCACACGGAACAGCTCGCCCGCTCCATTGCCAGAGGTGCTGAACGCGTGGAAGGAGCAGAGATCTTCATAAATCACGTCAAACAGGCGAGCGTCAAAGACCTCGAACAGATGGATGCCATCATCTGGGGTTGTCCCGGGCACTTCGGTACGATCAGTTCCGGCATGAAAGAATGGATCGACAAACTCGGCTATTTATGGGCAAACGGGACGCTCGTTGATAAAATCGGCGCCGTCTTCTGCACGACTGCAACCATACACGGAGGGGTAGAAGCTACCTTGCTGAACTTGATTACGCCGATGCTGCACCAAGGGATGATCATCGTCGGCTTGCCGGCCAATATTCCCGCAAATGCGCTGTACGGCAGTTATTACGGGGTAGGCGTCACATCTCCCGTTGAGGACACCCATGACCCGCTGAGCCAATCGCTCTTCGCGAAGGGGCTGACGTTAGGCGAAGCTCTTGGAACGCGCGTAGCTAATGCGGCGGGCACTTACGCGGCAGGCAAAAAAACGCCGGGGACAACGGTTTAA
- a CDS encoding DHA2 family efflux MFS transporter permease subunit, whose translation MTTVVSNQLRKGPIMASLLIAAFVALLSQTVLNVALPKMMADLDVGESTIQWLSNGYMLVNGVLVPISAYLINRFTTRKLFLVASSLFAIGTVVCALSGDFSSLLAGRLVQACGAGILMPLMTIVTLTIFPVEERGKAMGLMGVAMIFAPAVGPTLSGWVVEHYDWHVLFYIVLPLAILAVVFGAFSMKDVIKTSRPNLDILSVVLSTLGFGGLLYGFSEAGTEGWDSTEVIVCLAVGAISLILFVVRSILMKAPLLEMRVFKYSMFSLTALINAIITMAMFSGMILLPIFLQNIRGFTPLESGLLLLPGAILMGIMSPITGMVFDKIGARWLAVIGLIITTVTTYEFSHLEIDSSYNHMMLFYTLRMFGMSMLMMPIQTAGLNQLPRRLNAHGSAMSQTLRNVSGALGTAILVTIMTNKAASHAKELIIAGNISPSDKAKMGEITIQSTIYGINQSFVVATWLTVAALVLAFFIRKVKPAEDAVQVPDKAAEAVQMPDKAEKEAAPAEELANNENRTNRQSADGDFRNAIRGFLTPEPAKNNEQFNDQEYRKAILRLKGTPPEQDDRQEEMNDKAYRESLKKLNRPQKENE comes from the coding sequence ATGACAACAGTTGTGTCCAATCAATTGCGCAAAGGGCCGATAATGGCCTCCTTGCTAATCGCTGCGTTCGTGGCTCTGTTGAGCCAAACCGTGCTTAACGTCGCGTTGCCGAAAATGATGGCGGATCTTGACGTCGGCGAAAGCACGATCCAATGGCTGTCCAACGGCTACATGCTGGTGAACGGCGTGCTCGTCCCAATCAGCGCTTATTTGATCAACCGGTTTACGACCCGGAAGCTGTTTCTTGTCGCCTCGTCCTTATTCGCGATCGGTACGGTCGTATGTGCCCTGTCGGGCGACTTCAGCTCTTTGTTAGCCGGCCGTCTCGTACAGGCATGCGGCGCCGGCATTCTGATGCCGCTGATGACTATCGTCACCTTGACCATCTTCCCCGTTGAAGAGCGCGGCAAAGCGATGGGCCTGATGGGCGTTGCGATGATTTTCGCTCCGGCCGTCGGACCGACGCTCTCCGGCTGGGTCGTTGAGCACTACGACTGGCATGTGCTGTTCTATATCGTATTACCGCTAGCGATTCTTGCCGTTGTATTCGGCGCCTTCTCGATGAAGGACGTCATCAAGACATCCCGGCCGAATCTCGACATTCTGAGCGTCGTGTTATCCACGCTCGGCTTCGGCGGCCTGTTGTACGGCTTCAGCGAAGCGGGTACGGAAGGCTGGGATTCCACGGAAGTCATCGTTTGCCTGGCCGTCGGCGCGATTTCGCTCATTCTGTTCGTCGTCCGTTCGATATTGATGAAAGCTCCGCTGCTTGAGATGCGCGTCTTCAAGTATTCGATGTTCTCGCTTACCGCGTTGATTAACGCCATTATTACAATGGCCATGTTCTCCGGCATGATTCTATTGCCGATCTTCCTGCAGAATATCCGCGGCTTTACGCCTCTCGAATCAGGATTATTACTGCTCCCGGGCGCAATCCTGATGGGTATCATGTCGCCGATTACCGGCATGGTGTTCGACAAAATCGGCGCACGCTGGCTGGCCGTTATCGGCCTTATCATTACGACCGTTACGACGTACGAATTCAGTCATTTAGAAATCGATTCGTCGTACAATCACATGATGCTCTTCTATACGCTTCGGATGTTCGGCATGTCCATGCTGATGATGCCCATCCAGACAGCAGGCCTCAACCAGCTGCCGCGCCGCCTGAATGCGCACGGCTCGGCCATGTCACAGACGCTCCGGAACGTCTCCGGCGCGCTTGGCACCGCGATCCTTGTCACCATCATGACTAATAAAGCGGCGTCGCATGCGAAGGAGTTGATCATCGCCGGCAACATCTCGCCGTCCGACAAAGCAAAAATGGGCGAAATCACCATACAATCGACGATCTACGGCATTAATCAATCGTTCGTCGTCGCGACATGGTTGACGGTTGCCGCGCTCGTGCTCGCCTTCTTCATCCGCAAGGTGAAGCCTGCCGAGGACGCGGTGCAGGTGCCGGACAAAGCGGCGGAAGCGGTGCAAATGCCGGATAAGGCGGAGAAAGAGGCTGCGCCTGCCGAGGAATTGGCTAACAACGAAAATCGCACGAATCGGCAAAGCGCAGACGGTGATTTCCGCAACGCCATCCGCGGGTTCCTTACGCCTGAACCGGCGAAGAACAACGAACAATTTAACGATCAGGAATACCGGAAGGCGATTCTTCGGTTAAAAGGCACTCCTCCCGAACAAGATGACCGCCAGGAAGAAATGAACGATAAGGCATACCGGGAGTCGCTTAAGAAGCTCAACAGACCGCAAAAAGAAAACGAGTGA
- a CDS encoding MarR family winged helix-turn-helix transcriptional regulator, translating to MEEQRIVGIFQAYREINQVFFQILSKSASKHNLTALQLLVLRVLHESPEIRMSELAEKLNVGNSTMSGIVDRMVKAGILERERTEADRRAMTMKLTERGKELWRETDETRMNMMRPLLSMTEQDHRELSRLQNEVLRLLKQSKEEA from the coding sequence GTGGAAGAACAGCGGATCGTGGGCATTTTTCAAGCTTATCGCGAAATTAACCAAGTCTTTTTCCAGATATTATCCAAGTCGGCGAGCAAGCATAACTTGACCGCTCTTCAGCTTTTGGTGCTGCGCGTACTGCACGAATCCCCTGAAATCCGCATGTCCGAGCTCGCCGAGAAGCTGAATGTGGGCAACAGCACAATGAGCGGCATCGTGGACCGGATGGTAAAGGCAGGCATCTTGGAGCGCGAACGAACAGAAGCGGATCGCAGGGCGATGACGATGAAGCTGACGGAGAGAGGCAAGGAGCTCTGGCGCGAGACGGATGAGACGCGCATGAATATGATGCGTCCTCTGCTATCGATGACCGAACAAGATCACCGCGAACTGAGCCGGCTCCAGAACGAAGTATTGCGTTTATTAAAACAATCCAAGGAGGAAGCTTAA
- a CDS encoding histidine--tRNA ligase, which produces MQNVKGTYDFFGKEQAVRQKVRSVLQEVFELYDYESMESTVLHELELLTSKYAGGDEILKEMYRFTDQGARKLGLRYDLTIPLAKVMALNPGIKLPYRRYEIGKVFRDGPVKRGRLREFLQCDVDMVGVAGPEAEAELMLIAVEVFKRLDIPVTLRWNNRRFLSEILDAVGVPAEDSLSVMLTLDKLEKIGSDGVLKEWRDKGISGPTVDEIAELIAMSGPSFSLLADRYGLKESRGAAEIRALQTLIDKLSLSDICRFDPFLSRGLSFYTGTVYEIFDAGGLYASSIGSGGRYDAIIGKLIGSEDMAYPAVGLSFGMESIMEMIRDRPIPAPTPKVVVLSIGDTMGEALMAATALRSNGIQTGMEPAGRKLKKALASLESRSIRYALLIGEEEVRTGQVRLKDMKAREEYAVPLDEALYLLEKNDA; this is translated from the coding sequence ATGCAAAACGTAAAAGGAACCTACGATTTTTTCGGGAAGGAACAAGCCGTCCGCCAGAAGGTAAGAAGCGTGCTGCAGGAGGTTTTCGAGTTGTACGACTATGAGAGCATGGAGTCTACAGTACTTCACGAACTGGAGTTATTGACCTCCAAGTATGCGGGCGGCGACGAGATTTTGAAGGAGATGTACCGGTTCACGGATCAAGGCGCAAGGAAACTGGGGCTGCGTTACGATTTGACGATCCCTCTCGCAAAGGTAATGGCCTTGAATCCCGGAATCAAGCTTCCGTACAGACGGTACGAGATCGGAAAGGTATTTCGCGATGGTCCGGTGAAGCGCGGCCGCTTGCGGGAATTTCTGCAATGCGATGTGGATATGGTTGGCGTTGCGGGGCCGGAAGCAGAAGCGGAGCTCATGCTGATTGCGGTTGAGGTGTTTAAAAGGCTCGATATTCCGGTTACGCTGCGCTGGAATAACCGCCGGTTTCTAAGCGAAATATTGGATGCGGTCGGCGTACCGGCGGAAGATAGCCTATCCGTGATGCTTACGCTCGACAAACTTGAGAAGATAGGCAGCGACGGTGTTCTGAAGGAATGGAGAGACAAAGGAATCTCCGGGCCAACTGTTGATGAGATAGCTGAGCTTATTGCCATGAGCGGACCTTCTTTCAGTCTTCTGGCGGATCGTTACGGGCTCAAGGAATCTCGGGGAGCTGCCGAGATCCGTGCCCTTCAGACGCTGATTGATAAGCTGAGCCTTTCGGATATTTGCCGTTTTGATCCTTTTTTATCACGGGGATTGTCTTTCTATACGGGAACCGTGTATGAGATTTTTGATGCCGGCGGCCTATATGCATCCAGTATCGGAAGCGGCGGAAGGTACGACGCGATAATCGGCAAGCTGATTGGGAGCGAGGATATGGCTTACCCGGCGGTAGGCTTGTCGTTTGGCATGGAGTCCATCATGGAAATGATCCGGGATCGGCCAATCCCGGCGCCGACTCCCAAGGTCGTTGTCCTATCCATCGGCGATACAATGGGTGAGGCTTTGATGGCTGCGACCGCCTTGCGGTCGAATGGGATTCAGACCGGGATGGAGCCGGCGGGCAGAAAGCTGAAAAAGGCGCTAGCCTCGCTTGAAAGCAGGTCGATCCGTTATGCGCTTCTTATCGGCGAGGAAGAGGTCCGAACCGGCCAAGTGCGGTTGAAAGACATGAAGGCCAGGGAAGAGTATGCGGTTCCGCTTGATGAAGCGTTATATCTATTAGAAAAGAACGATGCCTAA
- a CDS encoding methyltransferase domain-containing protein — translation MKEKLARSIAIYRKERGFTQEELATKLGISFQAVSKWENALTMPDLSLLPELCRTLEVSIDKLLGYVSQDKTITIYEEEYKTENYYWGTEPNSGVYEVLKAMPPSRRLKLLDIGCGEGRDAVFFARNGYEVTGIDVSDAGIEKTKRLAEHAGVQVNVVKADVLDFRLDKPYDIIYSSGVLHYIKPEFRQEIFANYKQFTNPGGIHVLNVFVHKPFIAPPPEKEPHAYKWHSGELLSHYRDWLIKDSAEIVFDCNSSGIPHQHAMSTVMAQKV, via the coding sequence ATGAAGGAGAAACTGGCGCGGAGCATCGCCATTTACCGGAAGGAAAGAGGATTTACGCAGGAGGAGCTGGCAACCAAGCTGGGCATTTCGTTCCAGGCGGTATCCAAATGGGAGAACGCTTTGACAATGCCGGACCTATCGCTATTGCCGGAGTTATGCCGCACGCTTGAAGTCAGTATCGACAAGCTGCTTGGTTATGTCTCGCAGGATAAGACGATTACGATTTATGAAGAAGAGTACAAGACGGAAAATTATTATTGGGGAACGGAGCCTAACAGCGGCGTATATGAAGTACTGAAAGCCATGCCGCCGAGCAGACGGCTGAAGCTTCTGGATATTGGCTGCGGAGAAGGCAGAGACGCGGTATTCTTCGCCCGGAACGGTTATGAGGTAACGGGAATTGACGTATCCGATGCCGGCATCGAGAAAACAAAGCGGCTGGCCGAACACGCGGGCGTCCAGGTTAATGTAGTTAAAGCGGATGTGCTGGACTTCCGCCTCGACAAGCCTTACGACATTATCTATTCCAGCGGCGTGCTTCATTACATCAAGCCGGAGTTCCGCCAGGAGATCTTTGCGAACTATAAGCAGTTCACTAACCCTGGCGGAATCCATGTCCTGAACGTGTTCGTGCATAAACCGTTTATCGCACCGCCGCCCGAAAAAGAACCTCATGCCTACAAATGGCATTCGGGCGAGCTGCTCTCCCATTATCGGGACTGGCTGATTAAAGACAGCGCCGAGATCGTATTCGACTGCAACTCCAGCGGCATTCCTCATCAGCATGCGATGAGTACGGTTATGGCGCAGAAGGTGTGA
- a CDS encoding GNAT family N-acetyltransferase codes for MFTQSEPIGTIQNHIKVFQATEEDTPAVLGLLVQTAEWLKSRGSAQWSGLLQGEDSHRTPEAIKRGEVYIFVQDDTLMGMVMLMQQASPWDRELWGNEGHESSVYLHRLNINRAAAGTNLGEAIVRWAASGIHFPGKDRIRLDCIANNPKLNDFYLTTCGYEFKGTASNPIGDFNLYEKKVSEG; via the coding sequence ATGTTTACGCAATCAGAACCAATCGGGACCATTCAGAATCATATAAAAGTATTCCAGGCCACGGAAGAGGATACGCCTGCCGTGCTGGGACTGCTGGTACAGACGGCGGAATGGCTGAAGAGCAGAGGCTCTGCTCAGTGGAGCGGATTGCTGCAGGGCGAAGACTCCCATCGCACGCCGGAAGCGATCAAACGCGGCGAAGTGTATATTTTCGTACAGGACGATACGCTTATGGGGATGGTTATGCTGATGCAGCAGGCGAGCCCTTGGGATCGTGAGCTGTGGGGCAATGAAGGCCATGAGAGCTCGGTCTATCTGCATCGTCTTAATATTAACCGCGCTGCCGCGGGGACAAATCTCGGCGAGGCAATCGTCAGATGGGCGGCGAGCGGCATTCATTTCCCGGGTAAAGACCGGATTAGGCTGGACTGCATCGCCAATAATCCCAAGCTGAACGATTTCTACCTGACCACTTGCGGCTATGAATTTAAAGGCACTGCATCAAATCCGATCGGCGATTTTAACCTGTATGAGAAAAAGGTGTCGGAAGGGTAA
- a CDS encoding YojF family protein: MQPIHPAEVQRRLESLKDQDVYIHLEMTTGAYAAHNDASKHPAATFISNAVIQYSHGLISGNGPFRVGLKMQQGWVYSEGLTHYEENEAERLILAGHDQQGKLVVALQLSREPF; this comes from the coding sequence ATGCAACCGATCCATCCGGCCGAGGTTCAACGACGCCTGGAAAGCTTGAAAGATCAAGATGTGTATATTCATCTTGAGATGACGACAGGAGCATACGCGGCTCATAACGACGCTTCCAAGCATCCGGCCGCTACTTTTATATCGAATGCCGTTATTCAATATTCGCATGGGTTGATATCCGGGAACGGACCTTTCCGTGTCGGGCTGAAAATGCAGCAGGGCTGGGTCTATTCCGAAGGCTTGACTCACTATGAAGAAAACGAAGCCGAGCGGCTTATCCTCGCCGGCCATGACCAGCAGGGCAAGCTGGTTGTCGCTTTGCAGCTCAGCCGGGAGCCTTTTTGA
- the bshB2 gene encoding bacillithiol biosynthesis deacetylase BshB2 produces MERILVVLPHPDDEAFTMSGTLAQLIDQGAQVTYACLTLGEMARNMGFPPFASRITLPQIRRGELEESCAAIGIQDLRMLGFHDKTIEFEDKVFLDEHIHALIEEVKPDVIFTFYPGYSVHPDHDATGEAVVRTVGRLPEEERPPVYCVAFSRNHEQFIGKPDISFDVRDYTKNKMASIRAHRSQFNSSEIFGNKQHTDKEVQERMGTERFWTYKFESWK; encoded by the coding sequence ATGGAACGTATATTAGTTGTTCTACCGCATCCGGATGATGAAGCATTTACGATGTCGGGTACGCTTGCGCAGTTGATCGATCAAGGCGCGCAGGTTACTTACGCCTGCTTGACCCTTGGGGAGATGGCACGGAACATGGGCTTTCCGCCGTTTGCAAGCCGGATAACGCTGCCGCAGATCCGCCGGGGCGAGCTTGAAGAGTCCTGCGCGGCGATTGGAATCCAGGATCTGAGAATGCTTGGCTTCCATGACAAAACGATCGAGTTCGAGGACAAAGTGTTCCTCGATGAACATATTCATGCTCTTATTGAAGAAGTGAAGCCTGACGTTATCTTCACGTTCTATCCGGGCTACAGCGTTCATCCGGACCATGACGCAACCGGGGAAGCCGTTGTTCGGACGGTGGGAAGACTGCCGGAGGAAGAGCGTCCGCCTGTCTATTGCGTAGCGTTCTCCCGAAATCATGAGCAGTTTATCGGCAAGCCGGATATCTCGTTTGACGTGCGGGACTATACGAAGAACAAGATGGCTTCCATCAGGGCTCACCGCTCCCAATTCAACAGCTCTGAAATCTTCGGGAACAAGCAGCACACGGACAAAGAGGTTCAGGAACGCATGGGAACGGAGAGGTTCTGGACCTATAAGTTTGAAAGCTGGAAATAA
- a CDS encoding transglutaminase-like domain-containing protein — translation MPFLRNSPSLTDYLADSDIADFHHPAIQALGAELRQQAPDETTFIRLAFEYVRDQISHSWDIQSSRITCSASDVLAHKEGICYAKSNLLCAILRSQGIPAGYCYQRLTLGDTPDTGYVVHALNAVYLPAAERWIRVDARGNKPGIDAQFSLDHEQLAFPIRKEYDEVDYPIIYSEPHPSTIQVLRQHNDCKVMYLHGLPAEL, via the coding sequence TTGCCTTTCCTCCGCAACTCCCCGTCACTGACCGACTATCTCGCCGACTCCGATATTGCGGATTTTCATCATCCCGCTATTCAGGCTCTTGGTGCAGAGCTGCGTCAGCAGGCGCCCGACGAGACAACGTTTATCCGGCTTGCTTTCGAATACGTCCGGGATCAAATCTCCCATTCCTGGGATATCCAAAGCTCCCGCATTACTTGCAGCGCTTCCGATGTCCTCGCCCATAAAGAAGGCATCTGTTACGCCAAGTCGAACCTGTTATGCGCCATTCTGCGCAGTCAGGGAATACCCGCGGGATATTGCTATCAGCGCTTGACGCTTGGGGATACACCGGATACCGGTTATGTCGTCCATGCTCTGAACGCCGTATATCTGCCTGCTGCGGAGCGGTGGATCAGAGTAGATGCGCGCGGCAACAAGCCGGGGATCGATGCTCAATTCTCGTTAGACCATGAACAGCTGGCCTTTCCAATCCGGAAGGAATATGACGAGGTCGATTATCCGATCATTTACTCCGAGCCTCATCCAAGCACCATCCAGGTTTTGCGGCAGCATAACGATTGCAAAGTCATGTATCTGCACGGTCTCCCAGCTGAGCTTTAA